GGTGAACGCCTCGCGCACGTGTTCGATCGCGTCCTCGTGCTCCATTCGGAGGGTCGCCCGTTCTTGCCCGATGTCGCCCGCGGCGATCGCGCTCGGATCGATAGGTAGCGTCATTGGATCGACGTACGTCGCGCGAGAATGAAAAAGTACGGACTTGTCTGTATTGTGCACACCCGAGACCGATTCACTCGATCGCGCTTGCTCTTGATCCGGTCGATCGCATACCCCCGAGCCGGGATCACAACGGAATCGGGAGCCACCGAAGCGCCGCCAGCACGTCCTCCGGTGGGATGAGGGGGTCGTGGAGGATCAGCCAGTCGAGCAGGGTCAAGCCGAGTCCGTGGGCGACGATGGAGGGCAGAAGCGACTGGCTGTGGTAGTCGACCGCACCGAAGAGGACGTCAGTGGGTCCCGAAAGGAGGAGTTCGATCGGGGGTTTCCCGACGTGATGCAGCGCGTAGACGACCGGGCTGATGAAGACGCTCTTGAACCCGAACTCGTCGCTGACGCCGACGCAGAGCAGCCCGCGGTAGTAGGTCTCGGCGGCGATGACGACGAGCAGTTGCTGGACCGTGTGCGGGAGGAACTGTCCGAGCGCGGTGGTCGTCTCCCACATCGGGTAGTACGTGCGGATGCTCGGCAGCGACGAGCCGACGAGATAGAACGGCAGCACGAAGGCCGCGAGGAGGAGCGTGTCGCGGACGGCGGTGCGGTCGACGCGAAACCCGAGCCGCCGCCCGTGCGAGAGGGCCAGACTGACCGGGATCAGGAAAAACAAGATCACGTCGCGGACGACCCGCGCCGTGAGGCTCGACGGCGGGACCGACCACGTGCTCCACAGCACCGAGAGGACCAATCCGACCAACAGCGACCGCTGGAGCCAACTCAGTTCGCCGACGGCGGTCCGGATGCGGGCGTTTACGGACACCGTCGCACGCGTCGTTACTCGGTGGCGACTGGTTCGTCGCCGACGACGTCCTTCACGAGTGAGACGAACGTCTGCCGAGAGTCGACGTACGTCTCGTCGACCTCTTCGAGCACGTCCGAGAGCGTCTGCGGCCCCGAGGGCGTTCGGATGACGCTGTCGCCTTCCTGTGCGATGATTCGGCTCATCTCGTGGGGCCACGTGAGGCGCGCGGCGACGCGCGCGAGGGGCTGACCCTCCACAGGCGTCTCCTCGCCCAACTCGACGACGGGGCCCGCTGATTCCTCCTCGTCTGCCATACGCGTCGATTTGCCATCACTGACAATAATCCCTTCGACACGCTCTGCGATTCCCGAGAGTCGGCGTTACAGGCGGTCGATTCGTCCGCCGATATCGCCGTCCACCGCCGCTTCCAGCGCCGAATCGTCGACGTCGCGCGCCGCCGATACCGACGTCGACGTTCGTCGTGCGCCCGTCTGACGCATCGTTTTGTGTGGTGACTACGAAGAGGGGCTATGCCCAGTCTCTCGGAGGTCTACAGGGGAAAGCAAACGGGGGCGAGCCTCCGCCGACTGCTCTTCGGATTGGGGCTGTTTCTCGCGGGGGGCCTCCTCGTCGTCTCGGGGATCGTCGTCGCGACCACCGATCTCCTGTACGGATCGGACGTGGCGGCGCTGACGGCCAAACGACAGCTCGGAGCCGTCCTCGCCGGCGTCGGCATCCCGTCGGTGTTCCTCGGAATCTTCGCCGTGCTCCCGTCGGGGCGGCTCACCAAGGCCGCGGCGGTCGTCGGTGCCGGGGTCGCCGTCGTCGGCGTCGCGCTGTTCACGTACGCGTACCCCTGCCACTGGTCGGGGTCGCTCTGCGCCGACAGCACCCCGGATCTGACGCTTCTGACCGTCGGTATCTACTTTCTCGGCGCGATGCTCACCTTCTGGTGTCTGTTCGTCGGCGTCGCGAACTTCAAGACGCGAAACGACCCCGGCGGCACCGCGATGGTCAGCGTGACGCGCCGGCACGAGACGACGTACGTCCCCGTCGAACGCCCCCGCAGTGGGTTCGGCGGCATCGGCTTCTTCGGCGGCACGCCCGACGGCGAGGTCGAAACCCAGACCGGCAGCGCGGGACCGGGGCCCGCTTCCGACGGCGGGAGCGACGCCGAGGTTATCTCCTCGCCGCTGGACGACTCGTCGGCGACGCCGTCGAACCCCGCCACACCGACGTCGCCCTCGCGGTCGGCCTCGTCCACCCCCTCGGAACCGGCATCGCCCTCGACACGCGCCCCCTCGCAGCCGAGCGCGGGCCCGTCCGGAAATCGAAACTTCGACGCCGCCGACAGCTACTGCGGCAACTGCGCGCACTTCGAGTACGTCCGAACCGAATCGGGGATTGAACCCTACTGCGGTGCCCACGAGGAACTGATGGACGACATGGACCCCTGCGAGGAGTGGACGCCGCGGCCGGATCGGTGAGATCGATCAACCCGCTGCGAGTTATTTTCTGACGCCCGCGAGCGTCGCTCGCACGTCGTCCCAGTGACTCCCCTTCCAGAACACCTGCCCGCAGTCGCGACACCGCCAGCAGGCCGTCTCCGCGGGATCGGGCATCCCACTCGAAAGCGACTCGTCGGCGTCGACGCGTCCGAGTTCGCCGTTGCACGCGCCGCAGCGACGCGGCGGATCCGCGAGCGACAGGTCGAAGCCCGCCTCGTAGAGCGCGTCGAGCTGTTCGACCACGTCGCGGCTCGTCAGCAACACCGCGTCGTCGACGCGCGCCGCGAGGTCGACGTCCCGCGTGACGAGCGTTCGACCCGACCGCTCGGCCCACGCGGCGATGTCGGCGTCCGACGGGCTCTCGGTCGTCGAGGCGGACTCGGAGGTGCGTTCAGTCCCGGCCCCGTCCTCCGGATCGAGCACGTACGCCGCGTCGTAGCCGCACATCCGCAGGTACGTCGCCAGTTTGCCGCACATCGCGTCGACGAGGAGTCGTTCGCTCATCGCTCTCACACCGGCTCGACGTCCGTCAGTGCAGGAACGTCTCGAGGTCGTCGACGTCCCACGCGTTCAGCACGTCGTCGCGCTCGCACCATCCTCGCCGGGCCGTGTGCACCCCATACCGGACGTAGTCGAGCGCCCCGGGCGCGTGGGCGTCGGTGTCGATCGCGATCGTCGCGCCCTGTTCGACGGCGACGCGGACGAGTTCGCCCCAGAGATCCAAGCGGGCCGGGTCCGCGTTGATCTCCAGTGCCGTCCCGGCGTCGGCCGCCGCCTCGACGAGCCGTGCGATGTCGAGGTCGAGGCCCTCGCGCTCGTTGATGAGCCGGCCGGTCGGATGGCCCAAGATGTCGACGCTCGGATGTTCGACGGCGCGGACGAGTCGCTCAGTGGCGGTCTCGCGGTCCTGCCCGAGTGCCGCGTGCGGCGAGGCGACGACGACGTCGAGGTCGGCGAGCAGGTCGTCGCCGGTCGAGAGCCCCCCCTCGGCGTCGATGTTGGTCTCGACGCCGTGGAAGAGTTTCAGGTCCGCATCCAGCGTCTCTCCGAGCGCCTCTCGGACCGAGTCGACCGCGTCCGTCTGCTCGCGAAGTTCCGCGTCCGAGAGCCCCACGCCGCCGACCATCCCGGGGCCGGTCGCGTGGTCCGTCACGGCGTAGTAGTCGTAGCCGCGCTCGGCGGCGGCCTCGACCATCTCCTCGATCGACGCGCGGCCGTCGGACCAGTCAGTGTGGGTGTGCAGGTCGCCGCGGACGTCGCTCTCCTCGAGGAGGGCTGGAAGCGTCCCCTCGTGCGCGGCGTCGATCTCGCCGGTCCCCTCGCGGATCTCCGGCGGGATGAGCGGCAGATCGAGCGCCGCGTACATCGATTCCTCGGTCTCGCCCGCGACGCGCTCGCCGATCCGCTGGTCCGCGTCGGGCTCGTCGACCTCCGAGACGTCGAAGACGCCGTACTCGTTCATCTTCAGCCCACGGCCGATCGCGAGGTTCCGGAGTTCGACGTTGTGCTCTTTGCTTCCGGTGAAGTACTGCAGCGCCGCGCCGAACTCCTCGGGGACGACCACCCGCAGATCCACGCGGATGCCGTCGACGCGGACGCCCGCCTTGTGCTCGCCCGCCTCGATGACGTCGTTCGCGGCGGGCCACTCGACGAACGCGTCGACGACCCGCGCGCCCGACTCGGCGGCGACGAGGACGTCGACGTCGCCGATCGTGTCGCGCCACCGTCGGAGCGAGCCGGCGACGTCGGCCCGTTCGACGGCGTCGACGTCGCGCAGGTACGCGAGCGCGTCCTCCCCGAGGGGCAGCGCGTCCCCGAGCCGCTCGCGCTCTCTCGCCTGCCGCGCGAACGCGATGTTCTCGCGGATGTTCTCCTCGGTCTTCGCGCCGAATCCCTTCACCTCTCGAATCTGCCCGCTCTCGGCCGCCGCTTCGAGTTCGTCGAGCGTCGTGATTTCGAGGGCATCATAGAGTGCACCGACGGTTTTGGGGCCGACGCCCTCGACGCGCGTGAGCGCCTCCATCTCGACCGGGAGCTTCTCGCGCAGCTCCGCCAGTTCTCCGATCTCGCCGGTCTCGACGTACTCGACGACCTTCGAGGAGATGGCGTCGCCGACGCCGTCGATCTCCTCGACGGCCGCTTCGCCCTCCGCGGCCAGCGCCTCGATCGCCTCGGGGTGCTCGCGGATGTTCTCGGCGGCCCGGCGGTAGACGTTCGGCTTGTACTCGACGCCGTCGGCCTCGAGGAGGTCGGCGAACAGTTCGAGCTGTCGCGCGACCTCGGCGTTTCGGCTCACCGACGCCCGCCTCCCGATCCCCCTGTTCCGCCGCGTCCGCCTCCCGACCCCCGTCCGCCGGCGGGACTGCTACTGACGTCCTCGTGGCCGAGCGCCTGCTTCAGGAAGCGCACCCAGCGCTTCTGGTCGGCGGTCGCCTGTACCGACGACTCCTCTTCGAGATCGACGGGGCGGAGCTGTTCGAGCGCGTTCAGCGCGCGGTCGATGCCGACGATGCTCTCGGCGAGGCGTTCCCCTTTCTCGTAGGAGATCTCTCCGTCCTTGATCTTCCGGAGTCGCTGGCGACGCTCCCGGCGGAGGTTCCGCTTCGCCTCGTCGACGCGGTCGCGCTCGCCCGACGGAATCGTGTCGCGGCGCTTGATCTCGAAGACGAACTCGCGGAGGTCGATCTCCTCGCCCTGCACGTCGATCGCGTCGGGGATCTCGACGCCGACGGTCGCGGCCTCGCGGTTGACGCGCTCCAACAGCTGCTTTCGCTGGAACTCCTTCACGGCTCTTACGTGCCTTTGTCGCGGCGCGTACTTCGCTCCTTCGCCGCGGGCGGTCGAGATCGACGCGTCGCAGACAGCGGCAGACGTTCGCGCGGAGACGAAAGTTCTTATGACTCACGGGGGAATACGACCGATATGGGATTGTTCGACCGGCTGCGCGGGGAAGATCACCCGCGCGTCGCTTTCATCGGTATCGACGGCGTACCCTTCAGTCTCCTCGCCGACAGCTCTGAGCTCTTTCCGAACTTCGCCGCGCTCGCCGAGGAGGGCAGCGCCGGCGCGATCGAGAGCATCGTGCCGCCGGAGTCCTCCGCCTGCTGGCCCTCGCTCACGACTGGCGTGAATCCGGGGGAAACGGGTGTTTATGGCTTTCAAGACCGCGAAAACGGCTCCTACGACACCTACGTCCCGATGGGGCGTGACGTACAGGCGACGCGCCTGTGGGACCGCGTCACCGACGACGGGCGACAGGCCAGCGTGATGAACGTCCCCGTGACGTTCCCGCCGCAGCGCAACGTCCAGCGGATGGTCTCGGGCTTCCTCTCGCCGGGCGTCAAAAAGGCCGCCCACCCCGAGGAGTTCCGCGACGAACTCGATTCGATGAACTACCGCATCGACGTCAACGCCAAACTCGGCCACGACGACGACAAGTCGGACTTCGTCGAGAACGCTCACGAGACGCTCGACCGACGGTACGAGGCCTTTACCTCGGTCCTCGATCGCGACGACTGGGACCTCTTCTTCGGCGTCTTCATGACGACCGACCGGGTGAATCACTTCCTCTTCGAGGACTACGAGCGCGACGGCGAGAACAAGGGGGCCTTCATCGAGTTCTACGAGAAGGTCGACGAGTACGTCGGGAAGATCCGCGAGGCGCTGCCGGAGGACGTGACGCTCGTCGTCGCCTCGGATCACGGGTTCACCTCGCTGGACTATGAGGTCCACTGCAACGCGTGGCTCGAAGAGGCGGGCTGGCTCTCCTACGAGGACGACGACCACGACGAACTCGGCGACATCGCCGACGACGCGCGCGCGTACTCGCTCATTCCCGGCCGGTTCTACATCAACCTCGAAGGCCGCGAGCCGCGGGGGAGCGTCCCCGAGGACGAGTACGAGGCGGTTCGATCGGAACTCAAAGCCGAACTCGAAGCGCTCGAAGGCCCCGACGGTCGAAAGGTCGCAGACCGCGTCGTCGAGAAGGAAGACGCCTTCCGCGGCGACCACGACGACATCGCCCCGGACCTCGTCGTCGTTCCGAACCACGGCTTCGATCTGAAATCCGGGTTCACGGGCCACGAGGACGTGTTCGGGAAGGGTCCCCGAAACGGGATGCACAGCTTCGACAACGCGTCGCTGTTCGTCGACGACCCCGACGTGGAAATCACCGACGCGGACCTCTACGACATCGCGCCGACGGTCCTCGATCTGATGGAAGTCGACTACGCTCGCGCTGAGTTCGACGGTGCGAGTCTGTTGCAGCAGTAAGGACGCACGGACCGCCGACGCGAACGCGGCTACAACAGGTTGTCGAGGTCGTCGTTGGCCCACATATCGCCGGGGTTATCGGGTTTCGCTTCCGCGGCGGTCTCCTCTTCCTGCGCCTCCTTCGCGCGCTGCATAAACGCCTCCAACCGCTCGGAGCGTTCGATTCCGCCGAGGAGGATCAATGTCGCGATCCGATCGCTCGACAGCGGGAAGTCGCCGCCGCGAACCTGCAGGCTCCCCGTCTCCTCTTCGACCCAGCGTCGGGCGCGCTCGACGCCCTTCCGCGGGACGGCGTCCTGTCTGCCGGCGACGACGACGAGCGCGGCGTCGGCGTCGGTCGCGTCCGGCAGGCTCGACCCCGTGAGCAGCGCGCGGCGGGTCGTGCTCATCACGGTGTTGATGTTCTCCTCGGCCTCGGGGGCCGCCTCAGCGGAGGCGTAGCCGAGCGCGGCGATCGAGCCGTTCCGGAGCGTGTTGATGATCTCCGAGGAGTCGACGACGCTCTCGGCGACGCCCTCGACGGACTCGCCGGACGCGAGCAGTAGACCGACCCGCTTTGCGATCTCGCGGTTGATCGAGTCGAACCCCTCGGTGACGCTCTCGCCGGCCGACCGGAACGCGTCGTTGTCGACGAGGAGCAGCGAATCGGACTCGCGCGCGAACGTTTTCAGCGATCGGCCGGCGTTGACTTGGTACATCGATCCCTCGTCGCGCCCCGGGAGGATACCGAGCCCGTAGACCGGGACGTCGTAGATGCGTTTGAGCTCCTTCGCGACGACGGGCGCGCCGCCGCTGCCGGTGCCGCCGCCCAGCCCGGCGACGACGAAGATCGCCTCGGCTTCGGCCGTGATCGACCCGTCGAGCGCGGAGAGCACCTCTTGGATATCTGCCTGCATCACCTCCGCACCGAGTTCGTTGTCGCCGCCGACACCTTGGCCTTTCACGCGGTCTTGGCCGACGAGGACGGTCTCGAAGGGGAGGGAGCTGAGATCTGCCTGCGCGGTGTTGACCGCGACAGCGCCGCGGACGGCACCGAACCCCATCCGCTCGTCGAAATCGACCAGTTCGCGGGCGAGTTTCCCGCCGGCTTGGCCGACACCAATCAGGACGGACTTCATACCCGTATCTCTCCGAGGTGGACCTTCAACCTTGGTGCCTGAGTTTATAAGGGAGAACGGGGCCACTCGCGATATGACGACCGCACCCGAGCGAGACGATCTGCGGGCGTGCGAATCCGACGAATTCGACGCTCACCCGACAAATGCCGGGACGATCGAGGCCGGGACCGGCGATCGGGTCCCCGACACCGACGCGGATGTCGCCTCGCTCGAACGGCGGCTGGCGTCGGTGGAGGCCGAACTCGACGCCGTCCGCGGGCTCCTCGGCGGCGTCGACGCTGTCGACGAGGCGGTCGAGCGGCGCGCGTCGATCGCGCTCGCGAAGGTCGAATCGCTGGAAGAGCGGCTGAAATCGTCGGACGGCGGGCTGGTTCGGGAGCGACTTCCCGAGACGGGCGCGCGCAAGGAGATCTCTCGGTCGAGGACAGCTCACAGCACAGCCACGGCCGACGACGGATCACAGTCGCCCGACGCAAGCGGCGAACGGGAACTCGGCGCTGGGACGGTCGAGCCTCGCCGATCCGACGATGAACGCGAGTCGTTGGCGACGCGCCTTCGCGACGCGTTCCAGTGATCCGGCTGGTCGTCGCCGCCGTGCTGACAGTGGCGACGCTCGCGGCCGCACTGCCCGCTATCGACGACGCGAGGGCGACCGGGACCGACCGGGAACTGGCGGGAACCGTCGACCGGATCGAACGCGCCGGGGCGGCACTGGCCGCGACCGAAGACGCGACGCCGAGGCGGTCACAGGCAGCAGTCCGACGTGTGGCGGTCCGGCTTCCGAAAGCGTCGCTGGCGACCGCGCGACCCGCGTTCGTCGCGATCGGGGGGAAGCCGGATGGAGCGGGGAACCGCTCGCTCGTCGCCTACGGATCGTCCTCGGGGTCGACTCGGCTTCGGGGGCTCTCGCTTCCCGTGCCGGTTCGAACGCCGAACGGTCCCGTCGTCTTCGAGGCGACCGGTCGGCACGCCGTCTCGCTCGCGCTCGTCGTCGACGGCGGCCGGCCGGTGATCGTCGTCACGCGCGGGTGAGTGGTGCGGGATCGACCGTCGATGTTCGCGCCACCCGGTCCAACGGTTTATATACGGAGACGCGGCCACCGGCGCTATGACTTCGATCCGCGACGATGAACCGGCGGCCGGTTCCGACTCGACGCTCGCTGACGTCACTACCGCCATCGACCGGTTCGCTGCGACTCTTGGCCTCGCGACTGACGGCGGCGATCGCAGTGGGCCTGCGGGGGATGCAAAGACCTCAGAAACTGCCGAAGCGTGTCGCTGTCGGCCGTCCTTCGAACATCCCTCGGGAACGGGGATCACGGACCGGCGAGCGCTCATCGTCGACGCGTCGACGTGTCCCGGCGATGGCGATCTGGCGTTGAGCCCCGGCTGTCGGGCGACCGTCGTCGCCGCGCTCGAAGAACGCGACGTCGACGTGGTCCGGACGCGCTCGGACGGCATCGAACGCACGTATGCGGACGCCGCGGTCGGACTGTTGCTCGCCGCCGGTCGATTCGCGGAACGGGCGCGCGCCCACGACGACTCACTGGCCGAGCGCGCACGCGTCGACCCGCTCGGGGCCGCCCACCGAGCGACGGGTCGCGCGGGGGCGCTCTCACGGATCGCAGCGGAGTCGGGGCTCGCGGCGGGTGTCGATCACGTTGCGGGCCGACGCGGTGGATCGGCGGTCGATCCGGAATCGAACCGCTACCGGGAGGCGCTTCGAGCGTTCGTCGGACCGACGGTCGCTCGGGCCCGCGTTTCGACGCGGCCGCCGTCCGCCGCGCTCCGCGAGTCGCGGACGCTCCCGACTGACGCTGAGGTGCGGCGGTACGACACGTGTGACGGCCCGCTGTATCACCTGACGCCGACGGCTCACGACCTCGCTGCCGACGCGACCGCGACGCTCGCTGCGGCGTATCGCGTCCTCGCGAACGGTTCCGTCGCGGGAGGTTCCCGCGCGGCCGGCAGAGCGGTCCGGCGAGTCGCCGACGCCGACGAGCCGATCGAGACGATCGCAGCGGTTCTGGATCGGTACACCCGCGGCCTCGGCGTGTTCGAGCATTTCTTCGCCGACGAGCGCGTCTCCGACGTCGTTGTCTCCGCACCCGTGACGGACGCGCCCGTTCGGGTCGTCGTCGACGGCGAGCGTCGCCCGACGAACGTCCGCCTGACGCCCGACGGAGCCGCGTCGCTCGCATCGCGCTTCCGACGCGAGAGCGGCCGCGCGTTCTCCCGGAGCGCGCCGACCCTCGACGCCTCGGTCGTCGCCGAGACGGGGCGTCGAATCCGCGTCGCGGGCGTGACCGCGCCGGCCAGCGACGGACTGGGGTTCGCGTTCCGCGCCCGCGACGACGACGCGTGGACGCTCCCGCGACTCGTCGGGGCGGGATCACTGCCCGCGGACGCCGCGGCGTTTCTCTCGCTCGCGGTCGCGGGCGGCGCGGCGACGATCGTCGCCGGAACGCGCGGAGCGGGCAAGACGACGCTTCTCGGCGCGCTCCTCTGGGAGCTTCCGGCGACGACGCGGCTCGTGAGCATCGAGGACACGCCGGAGCTTCCGATCGAAGCGCTCCGGGAGCGCGGCCGCGACGTGCAGGCGTTACACACCGACGTCGGCGCGGGAGCAGCCGGGGATTCCGGCGGGGGCAGTACCCGACGGGACGGCGGCAGCGGTCGAAGCGGCTTCTCGCCGACCGACGCGCTGCGGACGGCGCTCAGACTCGGCGACGGCGCGCTCGTCGTCGGCGAGGTCAGAGGCGGCGAGGCGCGGTCGCTGTACGAGGCGATGCGCGTCGGCGCGCACGGGCACGCCGTCCTCGGCACGATCCACGGCGACTCGGCCGCGGCGGTCCGCGAGCGCGTCGTCTCCGACCTCGGCGTGCCGCCCTCCTCGTTCGGGGCGACTGATCTAGTCGTCACCTGCGTGCGCGACGGCGACGAACGATACGTGTCCGCCGTCGAGGGGGTGCGGACGACGGGCGACGAATCGACGTTCGTCCCGCTGTTCCAGCGCCGCGACGGCTCGCTGCAGTCGACGGGGGCCGTCGAACGGGGCGACAGCGCGGTCTTCGAGCGGCTCTGCGGCGACTGCGAGTCCTACAGTGACCTCCTGTCTCGGCTCAATCGGACGGCCGAACGGTTCGACCGCCTCGCGTCGGCGTCGCTGACGACGCCCGAGGCGTGCGACCGGAGCCGTCGCGGAGGGCTGTGATGGCGGGTGCGGCCCGAGTCCGCCGAGCGATTCGCCTCCAGCGGATCGCTCGAACGCTCGCCGAGTGGTACCCGGGCGACGTCGAGCCGACCGACGACCTCCACCGCTCGCTGGCGTTCCTCGGCAGCGACCTCCGCGCCGACACCGTCGTTCGCGCCGGGTACGTCGCCGCCGTCCCCGTCGCCGTGCTCGCGCTCTGCGCGCTCGTCGCGTTGCTCCCAGTGCTCCCGGTCGCGGCGTCGGTGCCCGCGGCGGCGGGAATCGGCCTCGGAGCGACGCACGTCGTCCATCGACTGCCGGTCGCGGCGGCAACGCTCCGCCGGGCCCGCGCGCTCGGCGATGCGCCCAGTCTCGTCGCGCGCGCGGCACTCCGGCTTCGACTCGACTCGACGCCCGAGCGGGCCGCGATATTCGCCGCGCGGACGGGCACGGGACCGCTCGCTCGCAGCCTCGCGGCGCACGCCGAACGGACGCGATCGGGGCCGTCGGCCGGCCTCGACGCCTTCGCCGCGGAGTGGCGCTCGTGGTTCCCGGCGCTCGAACGGTCGATCGCGCTGCTCTCGGCCGCGGTGGAGGCACCGCCGGACGAGCGCGAACAGGCGCTCGAACGGGCCTTAGAGACGGTCCTCGACGGCGCGCGAACGGAGATGGCCGAGTTCGCCGGCGACGTCCGCGGCCCGGCCAGCGGGATCTACGCCTTCGGCGTCCTGCTCCCGCTCGCGCTGGTCGGCGTGCTGCCCGCCGCCCGCGCCGGTGGCGTGACGATTCCCGCCTCGGTCTTCGTCGTCCTCTACGACGTCCTGCTTCCGGTCGGACTCGTCGGCGCGGGCGCGTGGCTACTCCTCCGACGCCCGATCGCGATCGCGCCGCCGCGCGTGACTGCGGCGCACCCGGACGTGCCCTCGGAACCGACGCGCGGCGTCGTCGCGGGCGTTCTCGGCGTCGCATTCGGATTCGTCTGCGGCTCGGCCGTCGCTTCGTGGGCCGCGCCCGTCGCTGCCGTGGGAACCGGGGTCGGCGCGGCGCTCGTCGTTCACTACCGACCGATGGCCGCGGTCCGTCGTGACGTCAGCGCTGTCGAGGCCGGACTGGCAGACGCGACGGCGGTCGTCGGTCGGCGGGTCGGTGCCGGCGAGGCGGTCGAGACGGCGATCGAGTCGGCCGCGGGGGCGACGACCGGGCGGACGAGCGACCTCTTCGAGGCGGCTTCCGGCGTGCAACGTCGGCTGCGAGTCGGCGTCAGAGCGGCGTTTCTGGGCGAACACGGCGCGCTGCGCGATATCCCGAGCCGACGCGCGCGAGCGACGGCGTCGCTCCTCGCGGTCGCCGCGGCGGAGGGTCGGCCCGCCGGCGGAACGCTCGTCCGACTGGCCGATCACCTCACCGAGCTCCGTCGCGTCGAGGAGGAGGCGCGACGAGAGCTCGCGGCGATCACCGGAACGCTGGGTCACACCGCGGCGCTGTTCGCCCCGCTCGTCGGCGGCGCGACCGTGGCGATGGCGACGCAGATGGCGGCGTCGGAGGCGACAACGGGATCGAGCGCGTCGACAGCGGGTGCGAGTGCATCGACCGCAGGTGCATCGACGACGGGAGCGACGACATCGCTCGCCGCGACGGGTGTGCCGGGCGTCGCCACGCTCGATCCGTCGACGCTCGGTGCGGCCGTCGGCGTCTACGTGCTCGCGCTCGCGGCGGTCCTCACCGTCGTCGCGACCGGGCTCGACCGCGGCCTCGACCGCTCGCTCGTGGGGTATCGAACCGGCCTCGCGCTGCTCGCTGCGACCGCGACCTATCTCGTCGCGTATCAGGGTGCGGCGATGCTGTTCTGAGGCGGTCAGAAAACCGTTTCCGATCCCGCGAACCCAGCCGAGCGTTTATATACGGAGACGCGGCCAACGGCGCTATGTTCGACCTGACGCTGGACGCGTGGTACGGCTGGATCGGCCTGTCGCTGGCGGGAGTCGCGCTCGTGGGCGCGGCGACCGGACTCCCGACGG
This DNA window, taken from Halobellus sp. LT62, encodes the following:
- a CDS encoding DUF7310 family coiled-coil domain-containing protein, which gives rise to MTTAPERDDLRACESDEFDAHPTNAGTIEAGTGDRVPDTDADVASLERRLASVEAELDAVRGLLGGVDAVDEAVERRASIALAKVESLEERLKSSDGGLVRERLPETGARKEISRSRTAHSTATADDGSQSPDASGERELGAGTVEPRRSDDERESLATRLRDAFQ
- a CDS encoding DUF7311 family protein, with protein sequence MIRLVVAAVLTVATLAAALPAIDDARATGTDRELAGTVDRIERAGAALAATEDATPRRSQAAVRRVAVRLPKASLATARPAFVAIGGKPDGAGNRSLVAYGSSSGSTRLRGLSLPVPVRTPNGPVVFEATGRHAVSLALVVDGGRPVIVVTRG
- a CDS encoding type II/IV secretion system ATPase subunit: MTSIRDDEPAAGSDSTLADVTTAIDRFAATLGLATDGGDRSGPAGDAKTSETAEACRCRPSFEHPSGTGITDRRALIVDASTCPGDGDLALSPGCRATVVAALEERDVDVVRTRSDGIERTYADAAVGLLLAAGRFAERARAHDDSLAERARVDPLGAAHRATGRAGALSRIAAESGLAAGVDHVAGRRGGSAVDPESNRYREALRAFVGPTVARARVSTRPPSAALRESRTLPTDAEVRRYDTCDGPLYHLTPTAHDLAADATATLAAAYRVLANGSVAGGSRAAGRAVRRVADADEPIETIAAVLDRYTRGLGVFEHFFADERVSDVVVSAPVTDAPVRVVVDGERRPTNVRLTPDGAASLASRFRRESGRAFSRSAPTLDASVVAETGRRIRVAGVTAPASDGLGFAFRARDDDAWTLPRLVGAGSLPADAAAFLSLAVAGGAATIVAGTRGAGKTTLLGALLWELPATTRLVSIEDTPELPIEALRERGRDVQALHTDVGAGAAGDSGGGSTRRDGGSGRSGFSPTDALRTALRLGDGALVVGEVRGGEARSLYEAMRVGAHGHAVLGTIHGDSAAAVRERVVSDLGVPPSSFGATDLVVTCVRDGDERYVSAVEGVRTTGDESTFVPLFQRRDGSLQSTGAVERGDSAVFERLCGDCESYSDLLSRLNRTAERFDRLASASLTTPEACDRSRRGGL
- a CDS encoding type II secretion system protein, producing MAGAARVRRAIRLQRIARTLAEWYPGDVEPTDDLHRSLAFLGSDLRADTVVRAGYVAAVPVAVLALCALVALLPVLPVAASVPAAAGIGLGATHVVHRLPVAAATLRRARALGDAPSLVARAALRLRLDSTPERAAIFAARTGTGPLARSLAAHAERTRSGPSAGLDAFAAEWRSWFPALERSIALLSAAVEAPPDEREQALERALETVLDGARTEMAEFAGDVRGPASGIYAFGVLLPLALVGVLPAARAGGVTIPASVFVVLYDVLLPVGLVGAGAWLLLRRPIAIAPPRVTAAHPDVPSEPTRGVVAGVLGVAFGFVCGSAVASWAAPVAAVGTGVGAALVVHYRPMAAVRRDVSAVEAGLADATAVVGRRVGAGEAVETAIESAAGATTGRTSDLFEAASGVQRRLRVGVRAAFLGEHGALRDIPSRRARATASLLAVAAAEGRPAGGTLVRLADHLTELRRVEEEARRELAAITGTLGHTAALFAPLVGGATVAMATQMAASEATTGSSASTAGASASTAGASTTGATTSLAATGVPGVATLDPSTLGAAVGVYVLALAAVLTVVATGLDRGLDRSLVGYRTGLALLAATATYLVAYQGAAMLF